The Nitrospirota bacterium genome has a segment encoding these proteins:
- a CDS encoding nucleotidyltransferase domain-containing protein, which yields MTSAIAPDPILDEFLERIAPVRPQIKRIVLFGSRARGTHRPDSDYDLLLVVSRKDDALLDVLYEAVMDVLLEHGRLVSLKVFPEQEFARLQALQTPFMEHVNREGVLVG from the coding sequence ATGACCTCAGCGATCGCCCCCGACCCCATCCTCGACGAGTTCTTGGAAAGAATCGCGCCCGTCCGCCCGCAGATTAAGCGGATCGTGCTGTTCGGGTCGCGAGCAAGGGGAACCCATCGACCGGACTCGGATTACGATCTGCTCCTGGTCGTATCGCGAAAGGATGATGCGCTGCTCGATGTCCTCTACGAAGCGGTGATGGACGTTCTGTTGGAGCACGGGCGCTTAGTGTCGTTGAAAGTGTTTCCGGAGCAGGAATTTGCCAGGCTGCAAGCGTTGCAGACCCCGTTCATGGAGCATGTGAATCGGGAGGGCGTCCTCGTTGGATAA